The region CAATCCAATGAAGCCTTGCATTTTGTTAATAGAAGATGACAAGGATATGCGAGAGTTGGTGGGAGGTCACCTAGAACATACAGGCTTTGATGTTCAAGTCGCTGAAGATGGCATAAAAGGTCAAGCTTTGGCCCTGCAATATAAGCCTGATTTAATTCTTCTCGACCTTATGCTTCCAAACGTAGATGGTCTAACTCTGTGTCAAAGGCTTAGAAGAGATGAAAGAACTTCTTCTATCCCTATTCTTATGATTACGGCTTTAGGGGCAACAAAAGATAAGGTTACAGGTTTTAATTCAGGCGCTGATGATTATCTAACAAAACCTTTTGATCTTGAAGAATTGCATGTACGTATTAAAGCTTTACTTAGGAGAACTAATCGTGCTCCTTTGGGCAGTACTGGTCACCCTGAAATTCTTAGTTATGGACCTATGACACTAGTACCTGAAAGATTTGAAGCCATTTGGTTCGAATGCCCTGTTCGATTAACTCATTTAGAGTTTGAATTGCTTCATTGCCTTCTTCAGCGTCATGGTCAAACCGTTGCACCCTCATTAATACTTAAAGAGGTTTGGGGATATGAACCTGATGATGATATTGAGACTATTAGAGTTCATGTTCGTCATCTGAGAACAAAGCTTGAACCAGAACCTCGAAAGCCTAGATTTATAAAAACAGTTTATGGAGCTGGATATTGCTTGGAATTACCTAAGGGTGAACAGATAAAACAATTTCGAGAATTAGTGTTGAATAAGGTTTCTCAGAAAGAGACATAATATGTTTGGAAAAGTGTTAGGAATGGATTATTTAAATTAGATCTATCAATGCAATTTCCCAGGCGATTTTTTGATTGACATAACTTTTTAAATGAAGCTTAAGCTGTTCTAGCCTTTTTATTATTATTGAGTTAGTTTTTTTAATCCAATAATATTGTTGCATCCAATTTATGAGCCAGATTTGTTGCTCAGCAGTTAGTTTTTCTGTAATTTCTTTTGCTAATAATAAAGCATCCAATGCCTTGATCGGAAGCCTTTCAACTTTAAACCATATGCTTTCTGGTATCGCATCAATAATCTCTAAATTTTGTTTTAATAAGTAAGGAGAGCCATTTGATAAATAAAACAGTTCTTTGTGCATATTGGTCAATGTTTTTTTTATATTAGTCTTGATAAGTATTTCATTAAGAAGATCATTCTCAAATGGCTTAAATGGGATGATTTGACATCTAGACTTAATTGTATCTAATAGTCTTTCTGGCCTAGATGAAATTAATATTAAGACACTACTTGTTGGCTCTTCTATTGTTTTCAGAAGTGCATTTGATGCTGATTCGTTTAATGTATCTACATCCTCTAATAAAGCCATACTTAATGTTGATTCGACTGGCTTCTTATTTAAAAATACCTTTAAATCCTTTATTTGCTCTACTCTAATTTGAGGCTCTATATGATTTTTAAAACTTTCATTTTTTGCATCTGATTGCTTTATTAAATTCCCTTGCATTAAGTATGTTGGCTCAATTAAATAAAGGTCAGGATGATTGCCTGAAATTAAACGATTACGTATATTTTTGCTGTTTATAGATTGATCAGCGATTCCTTCTAAAAATCGAAATGCAATTTCTTTTTGCAATACTCCTTTAGGCCCTTTAAAAAGATATGTTGGAGCAACGCGACCTTGTTCAAGCGAAGACGATAGTAATTCTATTGCTAACTTTTGATATTTAAACTCTTTAAAAAGCTCTTTAAGATCTTTCATTTTTCAATGAG is a window of Prochlorococcus marinus subsp. marinus str. CCMP1375 DNA encoding:
- a CDS encoding response regulator transcription factor; translated protein: MKPCILLIEDDKDMRELVGGHLEHTGFDVQVAEDGIKGQALALQYKPDLILLDLMLPNVDGLTLCQRLRRDERTSSIPILMITALGATKDKVTGFNSGADDYLTKPFDLEELHVRIKALLRRTNRAPLGSTGHPEILSYGPMTLVPERFEAIWFECPVRLTHLEFELLHCLLQRHGQTVAPSLILKEVWGYEPDDDIETIRVHVRHLRTKLEPEPRKPRFIKTVYGAGYCLELPKGEQIKQFRELVLNKVSQKET
- a CDS encoding DNA polymerase III subunit delta' yields the protein MKDLKELFKEFKYQKLAIELLSSSLEQGRVAPTYLFKGPKGVLQKEIAFRFLEGIADQSINSKNIRNRLISGNHPDLYLIEPTYLMQGNLIKQSDAKNESFKNHIEPQIRVEQIKDLKVFLNKKPVESTLSMALLEDVDTLNESASNALLKTIEEPTSSVLILISSRPERLLDTIKSRCQIIPFKPFENDLLNEILIKTNIKKTLTNMHKELFYLSNGSPYLLKQNLEIIDAIPESIWFKVERLPIKALDALLLAKEITEKLTAEQQIWLINWMQQYYWIKKTNSIIIKRLEQLKLHLKSYVNQKIAWEIALIDLI